The following coding sequences lie in one Deltaproteobacteria bacterium genomic window:
- a CDS encoding DUF1566 domain-containing protein, whose product MADSTTDQVLVLGCAKDARHLLGPALEQLAARGLAVEVVSGIETRDDGLLASASRRGDAGYLLFPDLELTSARLERLRTRLLEAGVQPHRVVVMPPEWRGAIEIIERAQRMGLRVGPRRATLVTSVPDHPGAPSPAVELPHPGATVAAFAGSPSGTVPVDRGPHTDAHPLVVARALTRRPVQLAALVAAGVALLVTTVAIASGPSQTAQTAAPLLSHLAEHIPTTAAPAAPVPVAASVAAPVAAPTVLAMPVPAPPTMLPPPPPATAAVPEEPTIIAADAPAEPVIDEAEMQAIYGGLVARKFRALDILLVSAEPPKKKGKRILKGSARMTFAQAKAYCDALDVGGVAQWRLPRVGELGSLTANSMLADGKFWSATEGDTFGSMRVVWNSDHARMGTAPQRWKGGRVVCVRTLAKPPTPAAAP is encoded by the coding sequence ATGGCGGACTCGACGACGGATCAAGTGTTGGTGCTCGGCTGCGCCAAGGATGCGCGCCACCTGTTGGGTCCTGCGTTGGAACAGCTCGCCGCGCGCGGACTCGCGGTCGAGGTCGTCAGCGGCATCGAGACCCGCGACGACGGCCTGCTCGCGAGCGCGTCGCGTCGTGGCGACGCGGGCTACCTGCTGTTCCCCGACCTCGAGCTCACCAGCGCGCGACTCGAACGTCTCCGCACGCGGTTGCTCGAGGCGGGCGTGCAGCCCCATCGCGTGGTCGTGATGCCGCCCGAGTGGCGCGGTGCGATCGAGATCATCGAGCGTGCGCAACGCATGGGCCTGCGGGTCGGACCGCGCCGCGCGACGCTGGTGACCTCCGTGCCCGATCATCCCGGCGCGCCGTCACCGGCGGTCGAGCTGCCGCACCCCGGCGCGACGGTGGCCGCGTTCGCGGGTTCGCCATCGGGTACGGTGCCGGTCGATCGCGGGCCACACACCGACGCGCATCCGCTGGTGGTCGCCCGCGCGCTGACGCGTCGGCCCGTGCAGCTGGCGGCGTTGGTCGCCGCCGGGGTCGCCTTGCTGGTGACCACGGTCGCGATCGCCAGCGGCCCCAGCCAGACCGCACAGACCGCGGCGCCGCTGCTGAGCCACCTCGCCGAGCACATCCCGACGACGGCCGCCCCCGCCGCGCCCGTCCCCGTGGCGGCATCTGTGGCCGCACCCGTCGCGGCCCCGACGGTGCTGGCCATGCCGGTGCCCGCGCCGCCGACCATGCTGCCGCCACCACCGCCCGCGACCGCGGCGGTGCCCGAGGAGCCGACCATCATCGCCGCCGATGCGCCCGCCGAGCCGGTCATCGACGAGGCCGAGATGCAGGCGATCTACGGCGGACTGGTCGCTCGCAAGTTCCGCGCGCTCGACATCCTGCTGGTGTCGGCCGAGCCACCCAAGAAGAAGGGCAAGCGCATCCTCAAGGGCAGCGCGCGCATGACCTTCGCGCAGGCGAAGGCCTACTGCGACGCGCTCGACGTGGGCGGCGTCGCGCAGTGGCGACTGCCGCGGGTCGGCGAGCTCGGCTCGCTCACCGCCAACTCGATGCTCGCCGACGGCAAGTTCTGGTCGGCGACCGAAGGCGACACCTTCGGCAGCATGCGCGTGGTGTGGAACTCCGATCACGCGCGCATGGGCACGGCACCGCAGCGCTGGAAGGGCGGGCGCGTGGTCTGCGTGCGCACGCTGGCCAAGCCACCGACCCCAGCCGCGGCGCCGTGA